The Magnolia sinica isolate HGM2019 chromosome 10, MsV1, whole genome shotgun sequence genome includes a window with the following:
- the LOC131258204 gene encoding putative disease resistance protein At1g50180 — protein sequence MSAVESVVKLLLQKLSDQFLQEALFLRGVRDQVEWLEAEFRRMRCFLKDADARQDGDERVKNWLRDVRDVAYDAEDIIDNFTFKIASLRSVGYIRRCVFFCSELIALYKVGSEIERIKNKIHTISESRSTYGIENIGQGAETSSAGLSLQEWRLTSPNVEEPDFVGFEKDFEALAVQLTGGELRRCVVSVVGMGGLGKTTLTKRLYNTDSVKNHFHNHAWISVSQGYSARDLLQVIVRRWSVLSYRVVETMDIAEVRDMISEYLKHKRYLVVLDDIWTKEAWDALKDAFPDMNNGSRVVLTTRNKDVALHADAQSHPHELPFLNKEEGWVLFCKKTFPGRDGSCPRELEELGGKIVGKCHGLPLAIVVIGGLLSSKEPREWENVHKSISWQFVKGEVRIFGILSLSYKDLPYYLKPCFLYLGKFPEDYEFHTKELIQMWAAEGLLEERGEETLEEVGEDYLKELIQRSMVQVASRSSSRGIKSCRIHDLLRDLSISEAKEGLFLEIQHGNANVATASRARRHAAHFNAPGAYISLSFSTPRLRSMLIYAQGYAWIERKRGKFLFSAFKLLRVLYLHGVKIKELPREIGELIHLRYFGCTNTHLKSLPSSIGNLPNLQTLSVVSVDNIEVPSTIEKMKQLRHLQVKTIKRERNFFCWGKIEGHPRLELISNLQTLSLVKAGKWMEGCLGNLTNLRKLGIALGAEGRVYEEVLSESIVKLDCLHTLRLSGKLQKLPESTEFPTKLTNLTLSHSDLEHDPLATLEKLKNLRILRLLSKSYLGKEMACSSQGFPRLEYLQLRLLDVEEWRLEEGSMPSLLHLRIASCWVLKKLPDGLQHVTTLSKLEVWWMPSEFQKRLQKDRGEDWHNIRHIPSVVVRNNREKYEAHLFPPEGCL from the exons ATGAGTGCTGTTGAGTCCGTTGTCAAGCTCCTCCTACAAAAACTCAGTGACCAGTTCCTTCAAGAAGCCCTTTTCTTACGTGGGGTTCGAGATCAAGTTGAATGGCTAGAGGCAGAATTTAGGCGGATGCGATGCTTCTTGAAAGACGCAGACGCCAGACAAGATGGAGATGAAAGAGTGAAGAATTGGTTGCGGGACGTGAGAGATGTTGCATATGATGCTGAGGACATCATCGACAATTTTACCTTCAAGATAGCAAGCTTGAGGTCTGTGGGCTACATTAGAAGGTGCGTTTTCTTCTGTTCTGAGTTGATAGCTCTCTATAAGGTGGGCTCAGAGATTGAACGGATAAAGAATAAAATCCATACTATCTCCGAAAGTAGGTCGACTTACGGAATTGAAAATATAGGCCAGGGAGCAGAGACAAGCTCTGCCGGTCTAAGCCTCCAAGAATGGAGGCTTACTTCTCCTAATGTTGAAGAACCAGATTTTGTTGGTTTTGAGAAGGACTTTGAGGCATTGGCTGTACAGTTGACAGGGGGAGAGCTGCGACGTTGCGTGGTTTCTGTAGTTGGGATGGGTGGTCTTGGTAAGACCACTCTCACCAAGAGACTTTATAACACTGATAGTGTTAAGAACCATTTCCATAATCATGCATGGATTTCTGTATCACAAGGGTATTCTGCGAGAGATCTTTTGCAGGTCATTGTAAGACGCTGGTCGGTGCTCTCTTACAGGGTGGTGGAGACAATGGACATTGCTGAGGTGAGAGACATGATCTCTGAGTATCTAAAACACAAGAGATACTTGGTGGTACTGGATGATATATGGACAAAAGAAGCTTGGGATGCTTTGAAGGATGCATTTCCCGATATGAATAATGGAAGTAGGGTCGTACTTACCACACGAAACAAAGACGTAGCTTTGCATGCAGATGCACAAAGCCATCCTCATGAATTGCCGTTTCTAAACAAGGAAGAGGGTTGGGTATTGTTTTGTAAGAAAACATTCCCAGGCCGAGATGGCAGTTGCCCACGGGAATTGGAGGAGTTAGGGGGTAAGATTGTGGGAAAATGCCATGGTCTACCTCTTGCGATTGTAGTCATTGGAGGGCTCTTATCAAGTAAAGAACCAAGGGAGTGGGAGAACGTACACAAGAGCATTAGCTGGCAGTTTGTCAAGGGAGAAGTTCGAATCTTTGGCATATTATCTTTGAGCTATAAAGATCTGCCCTATTACTTAAAACCATGTTTTCTCTACCTGGGCAAATTTCCAGAAGACTATGAGTTCCACACCAAGGAATTGATTCAAATGTGGGCTGCAGAAGGGTTACTTGAAGAGAGAGGGGAAGAAACATTGGAGGAGGTTGGAGAAGATTATCTAAAGGAGTTGATACAGAGAAGTATGGTTCAAGTCGCAAGTAGAAGTTCAAGCAGGGGTATTAAAAGTTGTCGCATCCACGATCTTTTGCGGGATCTCTCCATATCAGAAGCTAAGGAAGGTCTGTTTCTTGAAATTCAGCATGGGAATGCGAATGTTGCTACGGCATCTAGAGCCCGTCGACATGCAGCTCACTTTAATGCCCCAGGTGCGTACATTTCCTTAAGCTTTTCCACTCCACGACTTCGTTCTATGTTGATCTATGCCCAAGGCTATGCATGGATTGAAAGGAAACGAGGAAAGTTTCTCTTCAGCGCCTTTAAGCTGCTTAGGGTGCTATATTTACATGGTGTAAAAATAAAAGAGCTACCGAGGGAAATAGGTGAACTAATCCACTTGAGATACTTCGGCTGTACCAACACTCATTTAAAAAGCCTCCCATCGTCCATAGGCAATCTTCCCAATTTACAAACTCTATCTGTAGTATCTGTTGATAACATAGAAGTACCCAGCACAATCGAGAAGATGAAACAGTTAAGACATCTTCAAGTGAAGACGATCAAACGTGAGAGGAATTTTttttgttggggaaaaatagaAGGGCATCCAAGGCTTGAGCTGATAAGTAACCTCCAGACTCTATCATTAGTAAAGGCTGGGAAATGGATGGAGGGTTGCCTGGGAAACCTCACCAATCTTAGAAAATTAGGAATAGCTTTAGGAGCAGAAGGAAGAGTGTATGAAGAGGTATTGTCTGAATCCATTGTCAAATTGGACTGCCTCCACACTCTGCGTTTGTCAGGTAAGTTACAGAAGTTACCCGAGTCTACTGAATTCCCAACAAAACTCACCAACCTCACCTTATCACACTCCGATTTAGAGCATGACCCACTGGCGACATTGGAGAAGCTGAAAAACCTCCGCATTCTTAGATTGCTTAGTAAGTCGTATTTGGGAAAGGAAATGGCTTGCTCTTCACAAGGGTTTCCTCGACTCGAATACTTACAGCTTAGATTGTTAGATGTTGAGGAGTGGAGATTGGAGGAAGGATCTATGCCGAGTCTTTTACATTTACGGATCGCTAGCTGCTGGGTTTTAAAGAAGCTTCCAGATGGACTGCAACACGTGACTACCCTCAGCAAATTGGAGGTGTGGTGGATGCCCAGTGAATTCCAAAAAAGGCTTCAAAAAGACAGGGGAGAGGATTGGCATAACATTCGGCACATACCCTCCGTCGTCGTACGCAATAATAGGGAGAAATACGAAGCACACTTATTTCCTCCTGAGGGCTGCCTAT GA